Proteins found in one Rhodobacteraceae bacterium D3-12 genomic segment:
- a CDS encoding aldo/keto reductase yields the protein MSTALIGPAKIPSIGFGTFLLEQNTVAGMVSAALAEGFRHIDTAQAYENEEQVGEGLRRADVRRDDVFLTTKILPEHFAPEAFTAAADASLKRLGTDYVDLLLLHWPSKDVPIADTIGALNDLIAAGKVRYGGVSNFTMDMVDQAQAALNTPLAANQIELHPLIDQTRMIAHLDSKRIPVEAYSPLAQGKVMENATLREIAAAHDASPAQIALAWILTRPMSIALPRTGNPSRLAANLRATEIMLSAEEIARIDTLGNAEGRLVSPETLAPDWD from the coding sequence ATGAGCACTGCCTTAATCGGACCCGCAAAAATTCCATCTATCGGCTTTGGCACCTTCCTGCTTGAGCAAAATACGGTCGCTGGCATGGTGAGTGCAGCACTTGCCGAAGGGTTCCGCCATATCGACACTGCGCAGGCCTATGAGAACGAAGAGCAAGTTGGCGAAGGTTTGCGCCGCGCGGATGTCCGTCGTGATGATGTGTTCCTCACCACTAAAATTCTGCCCGAGCACTTCGCGCCAGAAGCTTTTACTGCTGCGGCCGACGCGTCTTTGAAACGACTGGGGACGGACTATGTAGACCTGCTTTTGCTGCATTGGCCGTCAAAAGACGTGCCGATTGCAGATACTATTGGTGCGCTGAATGATCTGATTGCAGCGGGCAAGGTCCGCTATGGTGGCGTGTCGAATTTCACCATGGATATGGTCGATCAAGCGCAGGCGGCATTAAACACGCCATTGGCCGCGAACCAGATCGAACTGCATCCGCTGATCGACCAAACACGGATGATCGCTCACCTCGACAGCAAGAGGATACCGGTCGAGGCCTATTCGCCGCTGGCACAAGGCAAGGTCATGGAAAACGCCACACTGCGCGAGATTGCCGCCGCACACGATGCAAGCCCGGCCCAAATTGCTCTGGCTTGGATCCTCACACGCCCAATGAGCATTGCGTTACCCCGCACAGGCAACCCGAGCCGGCTTGCCGCCAATCTCCGTGCAACAGAAATCATGCTGAGCGCAGAGGAGATCGCTCGAATTGATACCCTTGGTAATGCCGAAGGGCGCTTGGTCAGTCCTGAAACGCTCGCGCCAGATTGGGATTGA
- a CDS encoding peptidylprolyl isomerase, whose protein sequence is MRKSVLAAAMLAGAVFGAPVLAADMMIEVEGEGANGTITIQLMEEYAPKHVEQISALAKSGAYDGVVFHRVIGGFMAQTGDVQYGKMGMDMRRAGTGKSDKPNLPAEFSQVPFDRGIVGMARSSSPDSANSQFFIMFDEGHFLNGQYTVVGRVTDGMEVVDAIKKGHRETGAITGKPDMMKTVTIKE, encoded by the coding sequence ATGCGTAAATCTGTCTTGGCAGCGGCCATGCTGGCGGGGGCCGTGTTTGGCGCCCCCGTTCTGGCCGCCGATATGATGATCGAGGTTGAGGGCGAGGGCGCAAACGGCACCATCACCATTCAGCTGATGGAAGAATATGCGCCCAAGCATGTGGAGCAGATCAGTGCCTTGGCCAAATCGGGTGCCTATGACGGGGTGGTGTTTCACCGCGTGATCGGTGGCTTCATGGCCCAGACCGGCGATGTGCAATACGGCAAGATGGGCATGGACATGCGCCGCGCGGGCACGGGGAAATCGGACAAGCCGAACCTTCCGGCGGAATTTTCACAGGTGCCGTTTGATCGCGGGATCGTCGGCATGGCCCGGTCGAGCAGCCCGGACAGCGCCAACAGCCAGTTTTTCATCATGTTCGATGAGGGGCATTTCCTGAACGGTCAATACACCGTCGTGGGCCGTGTCACCGACGGCATGGAGGTGGTTGACGCCATCAAGAAAGGCCACAGGGAGACCGGCGCGATCACCGGCAAGCCGGATATGATGAAGACGGTCACGATCAAGGAGTGA
- a CDS encoding LysR substrate-binding domain-containing protein — MPYVLHVLAPRLAEFHATYPDIQLSIDMTDTLVDLIGSHADVAIRLGKLPDSDMLHRPLGRTDWKLVAAPDYLDRKGWPKSPTDLSQLEQVRFAAPDHINTLRFAGLSTPVTVPPL, encoded by the coding sequence GTGCCTTACGTTCTGCATGTTCTCGCGCCGCGCCTGGCCGAGTTCCACGCGACATACCCCGACATCCAATTATCGATCGATATGACCGACACGCTGGTCGACTTGATTGGTAGCCACGCGGATGTTGCCATCAGGCTTGGAAAATTACCCGACAGCGACATGTTGCACCGGCCTTTGGGGCGCACGGATTGGAAATTGGTGGCTGCGCCGGACTATCTTGATCGCAAAGGCTGGCCAAAATCACCAACTGACCTCTCACAACTGGAGCAAGTTCGGTTCGCGGCACCAGATCATATCAACACATTGCGCTTTGCTGGTCTGTCCACGCCCGTGACGGTGCCCCCGCTCTGA
- a CDS encoding peptidylprolyl isomerase, whose product MADIKDPENTILMQLTGGTVTIALLPDVAPKHVERMKELVREGAYDNVAFHRVIDGFMAQTGDVQHANMEKDYNPGRAGTGGSDKPDLPAEFSKVPHARGSLGAARSQNPNSANSQFFINFKDNDFLNGQYTVYGQVIEGMEHVDAITKGEPPANPDRMISVKVAADA is encoded by the coding sequence ATGGCCGATATCAAAGACCCCGAGAACACAATTCTGATGCAACTGACCGGTGGCACAGTCACCATCGCGTTGTTGCCCGATGTGGCGCCCAAACATGTTGAGCGGATGAAAGAGCTGGTCCGTGAGGGGGCTTATGACAACGTGGCGTTTCACCGCGTGATTGACGGCTTCATGGCCCAGACCGGCGATGTGCAGCACGCCAACATGGAAAAAGACTACAACCCCGGTCGCGCCGGCACGGGTGGGTCGGACAAGCCGGACCTTCCGGCCGAGTTTTCCAAGGTGCCGCATGCCCGCGGGAGCCTTGGTGCGGCGCGGTCGCAAAACCCGAACAGTGCCAACAGCCAGTTTTTCATCAACTTCAAGGACAATGATTTCCTGAACGGTCAGTACACCGTTTACGGGCAGGTCATTGAGGGGATGGAGCATGTCGACGCCATCACCAAGGGCGAGCCGCCCGCGAACCCTGACCGGATGATCAGCGTCAAGGTGGCTGCTGATGCGTAA
- a CDS encoding MFS transporter → MPLALWALTISAFAVGTTEFVIVGLLPTIAADLGVSTPSAGLLVSLYALGVTIGAPVLTALADRLPRKTLLLLLLALFILGNGFAAFAPDYNSLVVARFITGLAHGVFFAIASTIATDLVEPEKESSAIALVFLGLTVALVTGVPLGTFIGQNFGWQSTFLGVVALGVIGFIASAVLVPANLTKTASAGLKAQLQVLTSPRLMLVYMITAIGYGGNFIAFTFLAPMLNEVTGLSAGAISLVMLLYGASVAVGNIAGGKLSDRIGAVPALTFIFVGLAVSLVALGAFLTSPIAAIAVAAFWGGFAFANVPPLQSYVVQIAREVSPGAVDVASGLNIGAFNLGIAGGAWAGGLVVEGIGLAAAPYIAAGVVVVGIVLVRISGRLNATVSRPVAAE, encoded by the coding sequence ATGCCCCTTGCCCTTTGGGCGCTGACCATCAGCGCTTTCGCCGTCGGAACGACCGAGTTCGTGATCGTCGGATTGCTTCCCACCATTGCCGCCGACCTCGGCGTCTCAACCCCCTCCGCAGGCCTGCTGGTCAGCCTTTATGCGCTTGGCGTAACCATTGGTGCGCCGGTTCTGACCGCACTGGCCGACCGCCTGCCGCGCAAAACACTGTTGCTGCTCTTGTTGGCGCTGTTCATCCTCGGCAACGGTTTTGCGGCCTTTGCACCGGACTACAACAGCCTCGTTGTTGCGCGCTTTATTACCGGTCTGGCCCACGGTGTGTTCTTTGCCATCGCCTCGACCATTGCCACAGACCTTGTGGAGCCAGAAAAAGAAAGCTCGGCCATTGCACTGGTATTCCTTGGCCTGACTGTCGCGCTGGTGACAGGTGTGCCTTTGGGGACGTTCATTGGCCAGAACTTCGGCTGGCAGTCGACTTTTCTTGGCGTTGTTGCGCTTGGCGTGATCGGCTTCATTGCCTCTGCTGTGCTGGTGCCGGCCAATCTGACCAAGACGGCCTCGGCAGGCCTCAAAGCGCAGTTGCAGGTGCTGACCTCGCCGCGCCTTATGTTGGTCTATATGATCACGGCTATCGGATATGGCGGCAATTTCATCGCCTTCACCTTCCTTGCGCCGATGCTGAACGAAGTTACAGGCCTTTCCGCAGGTGCTATCAGCCTTGTGATGCTGCTATATGGGGCGTCTGTTGCCGTAGGCAACATCGCGGGTGGTAAGCTTTCCGATCGTATCGGTGCCGTGCCCGCACTAACCTTCATCTTTGTAGGTCTGGCCGTATCGCTTGTTGCACTCGGCGCGTTCCTCACCAGCCCGATTGCGGCCATCGCGGTTGCGGCCTTCTGGGGCGGCTTTGCTTTCGCCAACGTGCCGCCGCTACAATCCTATGTTGTGCAAATTGCGCGTGAAGTCTCGCCCGGGGCAGTCGATGTGGCCTCGGGTCTGAACATCGGTGCATTCAATCTCGGCATTGCTGGCGGTGCATGGGCCGGTGGGCTGGTGGTCGAAGGCATTGGCCTCGCCGCAGCACCCTACATTGCTGCCGGAGTGGTGGTTGTCGGGATCGTCCTCGTGCGCATTTCAGGTCGCCTGAACGCAACCGTTTCACGCCCTGTGGCGGCGGAATAA
- a CDS encoding phosphoglycerate kinase — translation MGWTSLDNMELTGKRVLVRVDINVPVRDGSVTDSTRIERIAPTVKDILKAGGRPILIAHFGRPKGKTVLDLSLRVTLEALEQALGCSVAFVETLEAAENLTAEALAADVMLLENIRFHPGEEANDPDFAARLAALGDVYVNDAFSCAHRAHASTEGLAHLLPACAGRLMQAELEALQAALGAPQRPVMAVVGGAKVSTKLDLLGNLVEKVDHLVIGGGMANTFLAAQGIDVGKSLCEHDLADTAREIMAKAKTTGCKILLPSDVVIAREFKAGAAHETVAADACPPDAMILDIGPNTVKDFAALLEDCNTLVWNGPLGAFEIAPFDAGTVKAAQLTRIGLLAKDIVAIAGGGDTVAALKHAGVADDFTYISTAGGAFLEWMEGKTLPGVAALEH, via the coding sequence ATGGGCTGGACATCACTCGATAACATGGAACTCACAGGCAAACGAGTGCTGGTGCGGGTCGATATCAACGTGCCGGTCAGGGATGGAAGCGTCACCGACAGCACCCGGATCGAGCGTATCGCGCCAACCGTCAAAGACATCCTCAAAGCTGGCGGTCGCCCGATCCTGATCGCCCACTTCGGCCGCCCCAAGGGCAAAACCGTGCTCGACCTGTCGCTGCGCGTGACGCTTGAAGCGCTCGAACAGGCACTCGGCTGCTCTGTCGCCTTCGTCGAAACACTCGAAGCGGCGGAAAACCTCACCGCCGAAGCATTGGCCGCCGATGTGATGCTGCTCGAAAACATCCGCTTCCACCCGGGCGAAGAGGCCAACGACCCCGACTTTGCCGCCCGCCTCGCCGCGCTTGGCGATGTCTATGTCAACGATGCCTTCTCCTGTGCCCACCGCGCCCACGCCAGCACCGAAGGCCTCGCCCACCTGCTGCCCGCCTGCGCCGGTCGCCTGATGCAGGCCGAACTCGAAGCGCTACAAGCCGCCCTCGGCGCGCCGCAACGCCCGGTCATGGCCGTGGTCGGCGGCGCCAAAGTGTCGACCAAACTCGACCTGCTCGGCAATCTGGTCGAAAAAGTCGACCACTTGGTGATCGGCGGCGGCATGGCCAATACCTTCCTCGCCGCCCAAGGGATCGACGTCGGCAAATCGCTCTGCGAACACGACCTCGCCGACACGGCGCGCGAGATCATGGCCAAAGCCAAAACCACCGGCTGCAAAATCCTGCTGCCCTCCGACGTGGTCATTGCACGCGAGTTCAAAGCAGGTGCCGCGCATGAAACCGTCGCCGCCGATGCCTGCCCGCCGGACGCGATGATCCTCGACATCGGGCCAAACACCGTCAAAGACTTCGCCGCCCTGCTTGAAGACTGCAACACGCTGGTCTGGAACGGCCCGCTCGGCGCCTTCGAAATCGCGCCCTTCGACGCTGGCACTGTCAAAGCCGCGCAGCTGACCCGCATCGGCCTGCTCGCCAAGGACATCGTCGCCATCGCCGGCGGCGGAGACACGGTCGCGGCCCTCAAACACGCCGGCGTGGCGGATGACTTCACCTATATCTCGACCGCAGGCGGTGCGTTTCTGGAATGGATGGAAGGTAAAACCCTTCCCGGCGTCGCGGCACTGGAGCACTAA
- a CDS encoding TIGR03571 family LLM class oxidoreductase has product MSALDLIYKDRMTFGIELPLDRDWSEAGQRRAHIEGRPFGVPDTSNPAKGVELAESLGFDAVWLRDVPVHDPSFGDAGQVFDPFPYLGFLASRTRRIALGTAGIVLPLRDPILLAKMTASLHHLSGGRFILGIASGDRPVEYPLMGLDYVARGATLRDRVDQMRNIWAGNALQGPQGPVTVRPYVPEGIPMVMAGMGQQSLQWIARTLDGWFTYPGPPDQAERRLSMWRQSRNDAGLPSAPVLTAMHLDLDPDPDAPFRPIQFGGCVGRNGLISHVSALHAAGVAHIAFNLRQSQREIEDVLAELAKHVIPEFTKEYTMEKAK; this is encoded by the coding sequence ATGTCTGCCCTTGATCTGATTTACAAAGACCGGATGACCTTTGGCATCGAATTGCCACTGGACCGCGACTGGTCTGAAGCTGGCCAACGCCGTGCCCATATCGAGGGTCGTCCCTTTGGTGTGCCAGACACATCAAACCCCGCCAAGGGCGTGGAGCTGGCCGAAAGCCTTGGCTTTGATGCGGTCTGGCTGCGGGACGTGCCGGTTCATGATCCAAGCTTCGGGGATGCGGGGCAGGTCTTCGATCCGTTCCCCTATCTCGGCTTTCTTGCAAGTCGCACGCGGCGCATTGCGCTGGGCACCGCCGGTATCGTCCTGCCGCTGCGCGATCCGATCCTGCTGGCCAAGATGACGGCCAGCCTGCACCATCTGTCTGGCGGGAGGTTTATCCTTGGTATCGCCTCGGGCGACCGTCCGGTGGAATACCCGCTGATGGGGCTGGACTATGTAGCCCGCGGAGCCACCTTGCGCGATCGCGTTGACCAGATGCGCAACATCTGGGCAGGCAATGCACTGCAAGGGCCGCAAGGTCCAGTTACCGTGCGCCCCTATGTGCCGGAAGGCATCCCGATGGTCATGGCCGGAATGGGCCAGCAAAGCCTACAGTGGATCGCCCGCACATTGGACGGCTGGTTCACCTATCCCGGCCCCCCTGATCAGGCCGAACGCCGCCTGTCGATGTGGCGTCAGTCGCGCAACGATGCGGGCCTACCCTCCGCGCCGGTTCTGACCGCCATGCATCTGGACCTTGATCCTGATCCCGATGCGCCCTTCAGGCCAATCCAGTTCGGGGGATGTGTCGGGCGCAATGGGCTAATTTCTCATGTCAGCGCGCTGCACGCCGCAGGAGTCGCCCACATCGCCTTTAATCTGCGCCAGTCGCAGCGCGAAATCGAAGATGTTCTGGCTGAGCTGGCCAAGCACGTCATCCCTGAGTTCACTAAAGAATATACAATGGAGAAAGCAAAATGA
- a CDS encoding LysR family transcriptional regulator: MHKLHELLRMGDLAAFVGIVDDGGFAESARRRGVSASTLSRSVTRLEEQLKVTLLRRTTRSVEITPKVPLFWLRRAEFWTAAKPCKRSQPADRPPQDRFA; this comes from the coding sequence TTGCATAAACTGCACGAATTGCTGCGCATGGGGGATTTGGCCGCCTTCGTCGGGATCGTCGATGATGGGGGCTTTGCTGAATCTGCGCGGCGCAGAGGAGTATCGGCCTCTACGCTCAGCCGGTCAGTCACGCGGTTGGAGGAACAGTTGAAAGTTACGCTGCTGCGTCGGACCACGCGGTCCGTCGAAATCACCCCGAAGGTGCCGCTGTTCTGGTTGAGGCGCGCGGAATTCTGGACCGCAGCGAAACCCTGCAAGAGATCGCAACCAGCGGACAGGCCCCCGCAGGACCGCTTCGCGTAA
- a CDS encoding DUF3179 domain-containing protein: protein MGVRAFVTCLALLGGGAAEADPNFWRHEWPETDFSITTVPSWTEILSGGPPKDGIPALSDPAFIAVSEERRIAPREPVITLEIAGAEPRAYPLRYLTWHEIVNDTVGGVPVLVTFCPLCNSGPSFERRVRVNGVARVLRFGVSGKLRNSDMVMYDHETQSWWQQAIGTGIVGEMTGVELRQIPSWMESWESFKARNPHGLVMDQPRHARAYGRNPYEGYDSAARPFLFSGEMPPHGIAPLARVVRVGAVAWPLERLRGAGRIEEGGVEITWAAGQALALDSGEIGQGRDVGNIRVRDMAGRDVAHDVMFAFAFHAFWPEGRWMLGQ, encoded by the coding sequence ATGGGCGTGCGGGCGTTTGTGACCTGTCTGGCGTTGCTGGGGGGTGGTGCGGCAGAGGCGGATCCGAATTTCTGGCGGCATGAGTGGCCGGAGACGGATTTCTCCATCACAACGGTGCCGAGCTGGACCGAGATCCTGTCGGGCGGGCCGCCCAAGGATGGGATTCCGGCGTTGAGCGATCCCGCGTTTATTGCCGTCAGCGAGGAGCGCCGGATTGCGCCGCGCGAGCCGGTGATCACGCTTGAAATCGCGGGGGCGGAGCCGCGGGCCTATCCGCTGCGCTATCTGACGTGGCATGAGATCGTGAACGACACGGTGGGCGGCGTTCCTGTGCTGGTCACCTTTTGCCCGCTGTGCAATTCGGGGCCGAGTTTTGAGCGCCGGGTGCGGGTGAATGGCGTGGCGCGGGTGTTGCGTTTTGGGGTGAGTGGCAAGCTGCGCAACTCGGACATGGTGATGTATGACCACGAGACGCAAAGCTGGTGGCAACAGGCGATAGGCACCGGGATTGTCGGCGAGATGACCGGCGTTGAGTTGCGCCAGATCCCGAGTTGGATGGAAAGCTGGGAGAGTTTCAAGGCCCGCAATCCGCACGGTTTGGTGATGGATCAGCCGCGCCATGCACGCGCCTATGGGCGCAACCCTTATGAGGGGTATGACAGCGCGGCGCGGCCCTTTCTGTTTTCGGGTGAGATGCCGCCGCATGGCATTGCGCCGCTGGCGCGGGTGGTGCGGGTTGGCGCGGTTGCATGGCCGTTGGAGCGGTTGCGCGGGGCGGGGCGGATTGAGGAGGGCGGTGTAGAGATCACATGGGCCGCTGGGCAAGCCTTGGCCTTGGACAGCGGCGAGATCGGGCAGGGGCGCGACGTGGGCAACATCCGGGTGCGCGACATGGCCGGGCGGGATGTGGCGCATGATGTGATGTTTGCCTTTGCCTTTCACGCGTTTTGGCCCGAGGGGCGTTGGATGCTGGGGCAATAG